From one Eucalyptus grandis isolate ANBG69807.140 chromosome 9, ASM1654582v1, whole genome shotgun sequence genomic stretch:
- the LOC104418393 gene encoding E3 ubiquitin-protein ligase WAVH1, with protein sequence MVLGWRRAFCTSIPKDDDAAAAAAGAGAGAGAGSGARTFSCKLPRLSSNNGGDGSSTGNSPRISSKFGFFSNPSTPRSQSRQRQRPEPAPAPSPNLRCRTAAVATPASSAASSPRLQCKTAAPKRSGGGGGERHQSLFNNLSNPSSPRSPSGFSLLKASLRLSRTRCGICLQSVKTGQGTAIFTAECAHTFHFPCVAAHVKKHRVLACPVCSACWKEIPLLDAHKIGGDDDAGSKIASAKPKPLRAYDDDESLLSPSSVSRFNPIPESDESNEDDQQREEDVEFQGFCVGSSASPLSRMRLSDEENNGRNVEVSLLPEAAVISANKSYGTCAVVLKVKAPPAATRAASARAPIDLVTVLDVSASMSGEKLLMMKRAMRLVISSLGETDRLSIVAFSTTSKRLLPLKRMTMTGRRSARRIVDAIGCTGQAGLVNDALRKAAKVLEDRRERNPAATIVLLSDGQDQRVHANAAKQRRNSSIVSSTRFGDIPVHAVGFCDPCGGASGHAAAQDESFARCLSGLTCVVVQDLKLQLGFISGSDRVEITAVYSLMGRPTSLGSGLIRVGDLFAEEERELLVELRLSGSHHVMSVGSSYRDPLTRELVYSREQPIPVPRPHAVRSSSPHGIQRLKNLHVTARAIAESRRLADRGDASGAYHLLSSARALLVQSCLTSADEFLRCLEAELAELQRLRQQSQRARAAADERREPAAAAARGGADEKPEPLTPTSAWRAAERLAKVAIMRKSMNRVSDLHGFENARF encoded by the exons ATGGTCCTCGGCTGGAGACGAGCGTTCTGCACCTCCATCCCCAAAGAcgacgacgccgccgccgccgccgccggagctGGAGCCGGAGCCGGGGCTGGCTCCGGCGCCAGGACGTTCTCCTGCAAGCTCCCCCGGCTCAGCAGCAACAATGGCGGCGACGGCAGCAGCACCGGGAATAGCCCCAGGATCTCCTCCAAATTCGGGTTCTTCTCCAATCCCTCCACCCCGCGGTCGCAGTcgcggcagcggcagcggccggagccggcgccggcgccgagCCCCAACCTCCGCTGCCGCACCGCCGCGGTGGCCACGCCGGCCTCGTCCGCGGCGAGCAGCCCGAGGCTCCAGTGCAAGACGGCGGCGCCGAagaggagcggcggcggaggcggcgagcGCCACCAGAGCCTGTTCAATAACCTGTCCAATCCTTCGTCCCCGAGATCGCCGTCCggcttctctctcctcaaggCGAGCCTCCGTCTATCCAGA ACGAGATGCGGAATCTGCTTGCAGAGCGTGAAAACAGGGCAAGGGACCGCCATTTTCACGGCGGAGTGTGCTCACACCTTCCACTTCCCTTGCGTCGCGGCTCACGTCAAGAAGCACCGGGTCCTCGCCTGCCCGGTCTGCAGCGCCTGCTGGAAGGAGATTCCCTTGCTCGACGCGCACAAGATCGGCGGGGACGACGACGCCGGGTCGAAGATCGCGAGTGCCAAGCCCAAGCCGCTGCGAGCCTACGACGACGACGAGTCGCTGCTGTCTCCGAGCTCCGTCTCCCGATTCAATCCGATTCCCGAATCGGACGAGAGCAACGAGGATGATCAGCAACGGGAGGAGGATGTGGAGTTCCAAGGTTTCTGCGTCGGCTCATCGGCGTCGCCGTTGAGCAGAATGAGATTGTCGGACGAGGAGAACAACGGGAGGAACGTGGAGGTGAGCTTGCTGCCTGAAGCGGCGGTCATTTCCGCGAACAAGAGCTACGGGACGTGCGCGGTGGTTCTGAAGGTGAAAGCGCCGCCGGCGGCGACGAGGGCGGCGTCCGCCAGAGCTCCGATCGATCTGGTGACGGTCCTGGATGTGAGCGCGAGCATGAGCGGCGAGAAGCTCCTCATGATGAAGCGCGCGATGCGGCTGGTGATCTCCTCGCTCGGCGAGACCGACCGCCTGTCCATCGTCGCCTTCTCCACCACCTCCAAGCGGCTCCTGCCGTTGAAGAGGATGACGATGACCGGCCGCCGGTCCGCGCGGCGGATCGTCGACGCGATCGGCTGCACCGGCCAGGCCGGGCTCGTGAACGACGCGCTGAGGAAGGCGGCGAAGGTCCTCGAGGACCGGCGCGAGCGGAACCCCGCCGCGACGATCGTGCTCCTATCCGACGGCCAAGACCAGCGCGTGCACGCCAACGCCGCGAAGCAGAGGCGGAACTCCTCCATCGTGTCGTCCACGCGCTTCGGCGACATCCCCGTGCACGCCGTCGGCTTCTGCGACCCCTGCGGCGGCGCGTCGGGCCACGCGGCGGCGCAGGACGAGTCCTTCGCCCGGTGCCTGAGCGGACTGACGTGCGTCGTCGTGCAGGACTTGAAGCTCCAGCTCGGGTTCATCTCCGGGTCCGACCGGGTCGAGATAACGGCGGTCTACTCCCTGATGGGCCGGCCCACGTCGCTCGGGTCGGGCCTGATCCGGGTCGGCGACCTCTTCGCCGAGGAGGAGAGGGAACTGCTCGTGGAGCTGAGGCTCAGCGGGTCCCACCACGTGATGTCGGTGGGCTCGTCGTACCGGGACCCGCTCACGCGCGAGCTCGTGTACTCGCGGGAGCAGCCGATCCCCGTCCCCCGCCCTCACGCCGTCCGATCGTCGTCCCCGCACGGCATCCAACGCCTCAAGAACCTCCACGTCACCGCGCGGGCTATCGCCGAGTCCCGCCGGCTGGCCGACCGCGGCGATGCGTCGGGGGCCTACCACCTACTCTCGTCCGCCCGGGCGCTGCTGGTGCAGTCCTGCCTAACATCCGCCGACGAGTTCCTACGCTGCCTGGAGGCCGAGCTGGCGGAGCTCCAGCGGCTCAGGCAGCAGTCCCAGAGGGCCAGAGCAGCAGCCGACGAGAGGCGAgagcccgccgccgccgccgcccgtgGTGGGGCGGACGAGAAGCCGGAGCCGCTGACGCCGACGTCGGCGTGGAGGGCGGCGGAGAGGCTGGCCAAGGTGGCCATCATGAGGAAGTCGATGAACCGGGTTAGCGACTTGCACGGCTTCGAAAACGCCAGATTTTAG